One genomic segment of Gasterosteus aculeatus chromosome 6, fGasAcu3.hap1.1, whole genome shotgun sequence includes these proteins:
- the gfral gene encoding GDNF family receptor alpha-like, producing MLLIHLQAAVILGFIIPQIFSLSNSSPPSECLAALDTCMSNLCKREEEALYDDVCEDEGCLMKGLEVCNLTVAAALDRFPSLHGCVCAWEEELCDSIQALATQCQHKPAAQQRKSSVMDWQSSSLIDYVYDNSASCLAQITVCVSDTVCNRYLAPVLQACMAQCDRDRCQLVTQQFYADMPHNVAEMLVMCKCDPSDHACWEMTSALHSGTCGAQTRICQDTVNQCVQDTGCRELLKSFREKCWGPEDAQCRDSDLQTDECITRMDPARIHGADAECKIAFLKTLGTSLHYPCACKGMRHDDLLSCNTVHDVLHNRSHFMTPLKSVSGPTKPHEINESEQDPSWPHDYVLYAFATVLLVGVAVLIPLAVASKIWMLTKKEKTKYQPHQKSNCVLGV from the exons ATGCTACTGATTCATCTGCAAGCCGCGGTGATACTTG GGTTTATTATTCCTCAGATTTTCAGCCTGAGCAATTCATCTCCACCCTCTGAGTGTTTGGCTGCTTTGGACACCTGTATGTCAAATCTATGCAAGAGGGAAGAAGAGGCACTTTACGACGATGTCTGCGAGG ATGAAGGGTGCCTGATGAAAGGCTTAGAGGTCTGTAACTTGACCGTCGCGGCTGCACTAGACCGATTTCCCTCTCTgcacggctgtgtgtgtgcctgggAGGAGGAGCTTTGTGACTCTATACAAGCGCTGGCCACACAATGCCAGCACAAGCCAG CAGCTCAGCAGAGGAAAAGCTCAGTGATGGACTGGCAGTCAAGCAGTTTAATAGACTATG TATACGACAATTCTGCATCCTGTCTGGCCCAAATAACCGTTTGCGTCAGTGATACAGTTTGTAACAGGTACCTAGCACCTGTGCTTCAGGCATGCATGGCACAATGCGACCGGGACCGCTGTCAGCTAGTGACTCAGCAGTTCTACGCCGACATGCCCCACAACGTTGCAGAGATGCTGGTCATGTGCAAGTGTGACCCTTCAGATCACGCCTGTTGGGAAATGACAAGTGCTCTGCACAGTGGTACATGTGGAGCCCAGACCAGGATCTGCCAGGATACTGTAAACCAGTGTGTCCAGGACACTGGCTGCAG AGAGCTATTAAAGTCCTTTCGAGAGAAATGCTGGGGCCCCGAAGACGCCCAATGCAGGGACAGTGACCTCCAGACTGATGAGTGTATCACCCGGATGGATCCAGCTCGCATCCATGGTGCGGACGCCGAATGTAAAATTGCCTTCCTGAAAACGTTGGGCACTTCTCTGCACTATCCTTGCGCGTGCAAAGGAATGCGCCACGACGATCTACTGTCATGCAACACGGTTCATGATGTGCTGCACAATAGATCACACTTCA TGACACCTTTGAAAAGCGTCAGTGGTCCTACTAAACCTCATGAAATCAATGAATCTGAGCAAGATCCCTCATGGCCACACG aTTATGTCCTGTATGCGTTTGCAACTGTGCTCCTTGTCGGCGTTGCTGTATTGATCCCTCTGGCTGTTGCCAGTAAAATATG gatgttgacaaaaaaagaaaaaactaaatatcaGCCTCACCAGAAAAGTAACTGTGTTCTTGGTGTCTAA